The Methylopila sp. M107 genome contains the following window.
CTCCAAACATCGCGCGGTCGGCGGGGAGGTCCATCGAGGACACGCCGCATCGCGACCGCAGATCACCTTGAGCCCGAAGCAGGCCGGCGACTTTGTCGAAGCGGGGAGGTTAAAGACTTCCCGCCCGAAATGTAATCGTCTCTCAGGGCTTCCTGCGCTGGCGGATCACCCGCGCCTGGCGGAGCCGCGCCGCGACCGAGCCGATGAAGGTGACGCCGCGCATCGGCTTGTCGAGCAGATGCGGCGCATGGACCGCGACCGGACCGCCGATGCCGAGCGCATAGGCGACAAAGCCGGCCGAGCCATAAGCCGGCGCAAGCGACCGCATCGGCAAGGCTGCGCCGAGTTCGTCCTGACGGCCGATGAGCTCGGCGCACCGGCCGAGCAGCGCCTCCGGATCGGTCGAGGCGCCGGACCTTTCGTCGAGCCACGTCCGGCGCGTGACGTCCGGCATGTCCGGCGAGAGCCCCGACAGCGGCGCGAAGCACCCTGAGCCCACGAAGTAGGCCGTGCCGAGCGCCTCCGAGATTCCGAAATCCGAAACGATCCGGGTCGGCACGCCGCGCGCCATCGCCTCGACCGCGACGGTCGAGCTGACCGTCACGGCGAGCGACGCGCGCTCCAGGAGTTCCGGCGCCGGCTCGTGGGTGAAGCGCAGATTGGCGGGCTGCCCGCCCCGCGAGAACAGTTTTCGGGCGATGTCCTCGAAATGGAATCGCGCCTCGTGATGGACGGTTTCTCCCTTGGCGTGCCGAAGCTTGATGAGGACGTCGACGTCCGGCCGTCCGCGCGCGACGTCGGTCAGGCCGGCCAGGAGGTGATTCCGCTGCATCCGGCGCGGCGGGATCACCGGCTGTTCGAAGAACACGATCGACGGCCGGGCGGCCGCCGACGGCGCGCGCGGCCGTCTGTCCAGACCGAGCAGCCCGGTCACAATGGCGTTCGACGGGTCGACGCCGATCTCTCCCGCCGCCTCGACGTATTGTGCGCGTTCGCCTGGTGCGTTGAAGCAAAGGATGTCGGCGGGCGCCCGGCTCATGTAACCCGCGAGATGTTCTGCGAGCGCCAGTCCCGGCGATGCGATCGCGAGGATCGGCCGGCTCTTCTCCCGTGCGAGATCGGACGCGTTGAGCGACAGGAACAGTTCGCGCGCCCGTCCGCCGTCGATCACCGCGATGACCACGGCGCTGTCGCGAAACAGACGGGACTTCACCAGCGTCTCGGCCGAGACCATCGGCACGTTTTCGTGGATGCCGCCGGCCTTGAGCTGCCGATCCGAGAGCTGCGCCTTCTGCCCCGCGGCCGCGAGCGCCGCGATCTTCAGCGTCGCGCCCTGCTGCTCGAACATGCGGCCGATGACGACCGCCGTCCGGAGGAAGGAATCGAACGTGCCGAGCGCCAGCACCTGCCGGCCGGCGAAACGCCCGCCCGCTTTGGTTTTGCCTGCCTCGGGCCCGGCGTCTTTCCGTTCCGACACCATCGGCGTTACGCGGCGCCCGGCGGCGACGCGGGCGTGATCACCCGCAGCCGCGGATTAAAGGCGTCATGCACTGCGACCACCGCGCGGATATGGTCGCCCCGTCGACGCAGATAGCTCTGCGGCAGCGCGATCCGCCCGATTTCGAGCTCTGGATCGAGGACCGCCAGCGTGTCCGCCGCAGACGACGCCGTCACCACCACGGCGGCCGGCCGTTCCGCCGCGTCAAGATAGTCGAGTTCGACCGGCGCGCCGGTCCGTACAAGCCGCATGTCGCCCGCCTCGCAGAGCGTCCGGACCTTGCCGTCGCTCTCGCCCCTGTGCGGGCGGTAGACGATCGGGCCGCGCCCTTCAAGCCGCAAGGCCGCAACCGCGCCGAGCATGAGCTCGACATAATCCTGCGCGGCGCAGATTCCGGCTTCGGCGTGATTCGACCCGAGCAGCCAAGTCTCGGACGCGGAGCGGCGTGTCGCCAGGCCGGATCTCCACGCGCCGTAGCCGTTCTCGACCATGCGATCCCGCGGAGCCGTGCGTCCGCCGATGATCGATCCGTAAATCGTGAAATAGGTGACGCTCAGCGGTGCGGCCGGTAGGCGCTCGCGGAAGACGCGACGCGCCAAGGCGGTGCGGAACATCTTGAGGTCGAACTGGCCGGGCTCGGGCGCCGTTGAGGGATCGGCTCGCCATGCCGCCGCCTGCGGCGTGACGGATCCGTCGTCGAGCAGCACCGTCTCGTCATGCGCGATGCGGTCGACGAGCAGGCGCTGCGAGACGTTGCGGTAATCGCCGAACACGACCTGACCGAAGCGCCGACCCGAGAACGTGGAGGCCAGCCGATCGAGGCTCGCCCGGTGACGCGCGTCGAGCAGGTCCTTGACGAGTCTTGGAACGGCGCGCGGCGGGCGCGGGCGCCTGCCGTGCCTGTGGACCGTTTCCCACGGGTTTTGCCTGGCCATCAGGGCGTCGATCGTCGCGCCGGTTCCGTGCCGGTCCCCGATCAGGACGAGGTCGGCCGGGCGGCCGCGCGCCGCGCGCTGCTCGACTGCGTTCATGTACTGCAAGGGCGAGGAAACGATCACCAGATCGCCGCCCCCGGAATCCGCGCCGGCTTCAGCCATGCGCGGCGGTCCGGCGGTCCGGCCGTCCACCGACCTCGTCCCAGACGCTCGCGAGCAGCTTGGCGAGGCGCATGGGCGCATAGGCCTCCACGACGCGGGCCCGCCCCGCCTCGCCCATCCGCTCGCGCGCTTCCGGGTCGCCCGCGAGGTCCGCGAGCGCCGTCACGAAGGCGGTCCTGTCGCCACGCTCGATCAGCCGTCCGGTGACCCCGTCGAGGACAGTCTCCACAAGCCCGCCCGACCCGTAGGCCACCACGGGCCGTCCGGCCGCGCCGGCCTCCAGCGGCACGCGTCCGAAGGGTTCCGACCACAGCGTCGGCAGCGCGACGACGTCGCAATCGCGGTAGAGCTTCTGCAGCGCCTCGCTCCCGAGATGCCCATGCATGCGCACGCGCGATTGCAGCCCCTGCTGCTTGACGAAGGCCTGCATGGCCTGATGGGCCGGCCCGCGGCCGGCGAAGTCCATCGTGGCGTTGGGTATCCGGGAGACGATCTCGGGCCAGGCGCGCAGCAGCTGGAATTGCCCCTTGTTGTGCGTCAGGGACCCGACGACGAGAATCGAAAACGCGTCTCTGCCGACGACCGCCAAGCTATGGCCCGGCAGTTCCACCGGCTCAAGCGGAAGCCTGCGCAGACGGCCGTCGCCAAGAACCGGCGCCAGCGTGTCCGTCACGTGCTGGCTGGTCGCGATCACGACGGTCGCCCGCTTCAGCCGCGCCTGCCGGTAAGCGAGCGCGGCCTTCGCGCATGTCATGGCGAGCCGCCCCCGCAGGCTCAGCCCAGCGGCGCCGGGCGGCGGCGTCAACGACTGGTCAAACTGAAGGCTCGTGAAGCGATGGTCCCGCACGAGCGCGACCAGCGGCGTGTCGTCGTCGGCGAGGATGTCGGCCGCCATCATGATGGAACGGGCGTTGTCGGCGTGGACGAGCTCGGGCCGGACCTGATGGAGGATCGTCCGAAGTTCAGGCTGCCCGCGGCCCTCCGGCACGGTTGCGTGCGCCATCCTGATGCCGCCCGCGGGAGGGCCTGCGATCCACAACGCAAGCGCGGGTCCGTGAATACGCGGCCGGCGGACGCCAAGCGCTAGCGCTTCACCGATGAACTTTCGCCATTTCACGCCCTCGCTCAGGCGCTTGAGCCGGTCGACCTCGTGCTGCGACAGCCGATGGAGCGGCCAGGCGGCGCTCATCGGCAGCGCCACGATCTCGACGCCGTCGACCAGCCGGCGCTCAGGCAGCGCGATCGCCTTGTCGAAGGTCACGACCAGCGCCTGATCGCGCAGCGGATCTTCCCGCAGCAGGATGTGCAGGCTCAGTTCCGCGCCGCCAGCCGCGTCCGGCGGATAGCGATCCGAAATGACGACGACGCGGCGCGGACCGATCGCGGAAACGATCTGCTCGAGCCTTCCGTCGACCATTCGTCATCCCGTCTCAGATGCCCGCGACGCTTGCGGGCGGCGATGCAATACCACGCCAAACCGCGTACGAAACCAGCTGTGAAAACGTTTCCTTTCGGAACGGTCAGGACGGGATCACCTCGAACTTGTCGACGTCGACCAGCCCGAAATCCGTCAGTTTGAGGTGCGGGATCACCGCGAGCGGCAGGAACGCCGCCTGCAGGAAGGGTTCTGAAAGCGTGCAGCCGAGCGACGAGGCCGCCGCGCGCAAAACGAGCAGTTTCTCGCGCACGACCTCATGCGGCTCGAGGCTCATCAGCCCCGCGAGAGGTAGCGCAAGTTCCGCGTGGATCTCTGCTCCCGCCGCCACCACGAAGCCGCCGCCGAGTTCGATCACCCGGTTCACGGCCGCCGCCATGTCCTCGGCGCTCGCCCCGACCACGCAGATATTGTGGCTGTCATGGCCGACCGAGGAAGCGATCGCGCCTTTCGCAAGCCCGAACCCGCTCACGAAGCCCCGCCCGATGTTGCGGTTGACGCCGTGGCGCGCCACGACCGCGACCGCAAGCACGTCGTTCGCGGGATCGGCCGCCACGATCCCGTCGACGGCGGAGAGGTGGACTTCGAGCCGCTCTGTCACGATCTTGCCCGGCACGACGCCGATGACCGGCCTCTTCCCGGACCCGCCTCTTGTCACGAGATCGCCGGCTACGACGCTTTCGGCCTTCATGCTGTCGAGGCCGACCGGCGGCGTCACGACCCTCGAGGCGAACAGTTCAGGCGTCGCCAGCCTGCCGCCCGCGATCACATGCTCGACCCGGCAACCCTCGTAGTCGGACAGCAGCACGAGATCAGCGCGCTTGCCCGGCGCCACAAGTCCGCGGTCGCGCAGGCCAAAGGCGTTCGCCGCCCCCCAGGAGGCGACGCGATAGACATGCGCCGGCTCGACGCCTTGCGCGATCGTCCAGCGGATCATGTGGTCGATATGGCCCTCTTCCGCGATCTCGACCGGGTTCCGGTCGTCGGTGCAGAAACCGATGAAGGCGGAGGTCTCGGGCGTGATTAGCCGCCACAGCGCGTGGAGGTCCTTGGCGATCGAGCTTTCACGGATGAGCACGCTCATGCCCTTGCGCAGCTTCTCGAACGCCTCATCGTAATTGTTGGCCTCGTGGTCGGTGCGGATGCCGGCCGAGAGATATCCGTTGAGGTCCTTGCCGCGCAGAAGCGGCGCGTGTCCGTCGATATGTCCGGACTGGAACGCCGCGAGTTTCGCGAGGCATCCTGGATCGCCGCCGAGCACGCCTGGAAAATTCATGAACTCGGCGAGCCCGATCACCTTGGGATGGCCCCGGAACGGCAGCAGGTCATCGACCTCCAGCCGCGCTCCGGATGTCTCCAATGGCGAAGCGGGCACGCAGGAGGAGAGGTTGACGCGGATGTCCATCACGGCCGCCTCGGCCGTTTGCAGCGCATAGTCGAGACCCGCGGCGCCGAGGACGTTCGCGATCTCGTGCGGGTCCCAGATCGCGGTGGTGACGCCATGCGGCAGCACGCAGCGCTCGAACTCTGACGGCGTCAGAAGCGAGGATTCGATGTGGAGATGGGCGTCGATGAAGCCCGGCACGACCGTCAGCCCGCGGCCGTCGATGGTCTCGCGGCCCTCATAATCGGCGAAGACGCCGACGATCGTGTCGCCGGAAATCGCGATGTCGCTTTCGAACAGCGTCGCGGTGACGATGTCGAGCACCCGGGCGCCCTTGATGACGAGGTCGGCGGGTTCCAGCCCCCGCCCGTGCCGGATGCGGCGGGCGATGGCGGCTTCGCAACTCGACGTCGTCGTCACAATCGAAACTCCACGATCAACCACCGCCACCCCTGATTGCATTCTTGGATTGACATTGAAATCGGTAGAATTTTAAGTACAAAAATAGAACAGAAATAGACCGGAAACGCATCATGGCTGACGATTTGAAACGGCGCGGACCTGAAGACCCACGCTTCGTGAATGTGAACGAAGACTGGGAGGTGCGCCACTGGTGCGCAAAATGGGGCGTCACGCCGGACGAGCTTAAGCGCGCCGTCAAGATGGTGGGAACCGGGGTCGCGGCCGTCGCCCGCCATCTCGGAAAATGAGCTCGCCGCCTCAAGCCGGTATCGTCCTGGCCATGAACGCTTTCAGTCGCCGGGCAGCCTCGTCGAGCGTCTCGTCTTCCTTGGCGAAGCAGAAGCGCACGACGGTCCGCACGTGGTCATCGGCGTAGAAGGCGGAGACCGGGATGGCGGCGACGCCGGCCTTCCGGACAAGGCGCTCGCAGAACGCCGCATCGTCCGAAACGCCGAGAGGCGCGAGGTCGACATTGACGAAGTAGGTGCCGCCGCTCGGCAGCGGCGCAAATCCCGCCTCGCGGAGCGACGTCGAGAACCGGTCGCGCTTCGTCGCCAGCCTCGCGCGCATCGCGCGGATCCAGTCGTCCTGGGTATCGAGCCCGAAGGCGACGGCCGCCTGCAGGTTCGGCGGCGTCGTGAAAGTCAGGAATTGGTGCGCCTTGGCGACGACGGCGAGAAGTTCGGCCGGCGCGCAGACGAGCCCGACCTTCCAGCCCGTCATGCAAAACATCTTGCCGGCGGAACCGATCTTGACGGTGCGCTCGGCGAGGCCCGGCACGGCGAGCGCCGAGACGTGCTCGCGACCGTCGAACACGACGTGCTCCCAGACCTCGTCCGAGATCAGCGCCGCGTCCGTCCCGGCTAGGGCGCGGGCGAGCGTCTCGAGGTCGTCCCGGCCGAACACCGTCCCGCTCGGGTTGAGCGGATTGTTGAACAGGACCGCCTTCGTCCGGGGACCGAGCGCGGCGCGGATCGCGGCCTCGTCCAGCCGCCACTCCGGCGGGTTGAGCTTCACGAAGCGCGGCGTCGCGCCGGCGCGCCTCAGGAGCGGGAGATAGGCGTCGTAGATCGGCTCGAACAGCACGACCTCGTCGCCGGGCTCGACCAGCGCGAACAAAGCGGCGGCGATGGCCTCTGTCGCGCCGGACGTCACCATGACGTCGCTTTCGGGGTCCAGGGTCAGGCTCTGCCACCGCCCGTAATGCGCAGCCGCCGCGGAGCGCAGTTCGGCCAGGCCCATCATCGGCGGGTATTGATTCCAGCCGTCGAGAACGGCTTCGGCCGCCCTGCGGCGGATAGGTTCCGGCCCCGGGTCGTCCGGGAAGCCCTGCCCCAGATTGACCGCGTGATGGTCCCGGGCGAGCCGGGACATCCGTTCGAAAACGGTGACCGGGAGCGAGGCGTAGACGGAGTTTGGACGCGGCATGGGATCGTTCTTTATTTAGAACAGTCTGATCTGCTTTCGCGGTAGCGAAGGAAGGCGCCGCAAGGGCGAAGGCGACGATTCACGCTCAGTGTCTGGTATTTATCAAGCGACGTTTCTTGGAATTCTCTTAGATATGTGGATGCACGGAGCATCTTGACTTGTTCGCTAGACCGAACGATAACGGATCAACGCGGATCGAACGTTCGGTCCGCGCTTCGCGTCGGGACGCCGCCTTGGCGCCCCGAATGCATAGACCGGCAGACGTTACGACATGGCGAACGTATCGAAACGATCGGGCTGTTGAAGCCCTTGGGATCGGCCCTCCCCGCAGAGGTCCTGTCCTTCGTCTCGTTTCGTCCGCAGGGCCGCCACGGCCGAGCTCCGGAGTCTAACTTATGACCACCAATGTGCGCGTTGCGCGCTCATCCGGGATAGCCGAACCACTGCTGCGCATCGAGGACGTGCGCAAGTCCTATCCGTTGCGCGACGGGTCGGAGCGGATCGCGCTCGACGGCGTTTCGATCGAGATCGCGGAAGGCGAGATCCTTGCCGTCGTGGGCGGCGCCGGATCGGGCAAGTCGACGCTCGGCCTGCTTGCGGCCGGGCTCGAATCGCCATGCTCGGGACGGGTGACGCTTGACGGTCGGGACTACGAATCCGCCGGGGCCAAGGCGCGCCGTGGGGTCGCGACGCTCGGCGCGGACCCCGACCTGCCGCCGGGACGGACCGTGCGGGAAATCCTCGCCGAGCGTCACGATCCGGCCGGCCTCGACGCCGACGAGACGCGCGCTGCGATCGATACATTGATCGACCTGCTGGAACTCGGCGACGACGCCGACCGTCTGGCCGAGGAGCTCTCGGACGGCGAACGCCGCCGCGCCGCGCTTGGTCGCGCGCTCGCCGGGAATCCACGACTGCTCGTGCTCGACGAGGCGACTTCCGCGCTCGATCCCGAGATATCCGCGACGTTTCTGGAGGCGTTGGTGCGCATCACGCGCGACACCGGTCTGTCGGCGCTGCTGATGACGCACGACATGACGGCCGTGACGGCGCTGGCCCGACGCGTCGTGGTGCTTGACCGCGGCCGGGTCGTCGAGCAGGGCTCGACCGCCCGCGTGTTCTCGCACCCCGAACATCCGACGAGCCGCCGCTTCGCAGCCGCGGCGACCGGAGCCACGCTGCCGCCCTTCATCGCCGCGAAACTGCAGGAGACGCCCTCGCCCGGCGGCAAGGCGCTCGTGCGGCTGGCCTTCGAAGGCCCCGGCGCGACCAAGCCCGTTCTGACCTCGGTCGCGCGGGAGCTCGGTTTCGACCTTGGCATCCTGGCCGGATCGCTCGGAGCGGCCGGCGGCGAGCCCTATGGCGTGCTGATCGTGGCGGCGCCGTCGGACGAGCCGTACTTCACCGCCGCGATCGAGCGGCTGGAAGACGCCGAGCTCGGCGTCGAGGTGCTCGGCTTCGTAAGTTAGGGCGCGGCCTATTCGGTGGAACAACCGCCGATACGGCCACGCCTTGGAGCGGACCGCCCGCAGCGGCGGTGGAAGGGGCGCGAATAACGCCCTCACTCCATCACGGCCGCCTTCATGATGCACACCATGACGGCGCGCAGCGGCTCATCGCCGACGGCGCGGATGATGTGCGGGCGGTCGCAGCGGTAACGCAGGGTTTCGCCGGCCTTTGCCCGCTCTCCCTGCCCGCCGATCTCGACCTGCGCTTCCCCTGAAAGCACAGATAGACATTCGAGCGAGCCCCGCTGGTGGGCGTCGGACTCAAGGACCCCGTCCGGATCCGCCGTCACGTCGTACCATTGCAGCCATTCGACCGTGCGAATCCATCCGATCGCCGCGAGCCTGAACTTGCCGTCCTCGGAGGTCAGGATCGGCGTGTCGGCGCGGGTCAGCTTCTCGACGAAAGGTTCGTCGTCGGCCGACGCCAGCACGCGCTCGATCGAGACGTCGAGCGCCTGGGAGAGCCGCCAGATGGTGGCGAGAGTGGGGTTGGTCTCGTTGCGCTCGATCTGGCTGATGATCGATTTCGCGACGCCAGATTGTTCGGCGAGTTCCGACAGCGAGAGATTGTAGGCCTTGCGCAGCCGCTGGACGGTCTTGCCGAGATTGCCCGAGACGATCTGAGCGCCGTTGTCGAGGTCGGACCTTTGCCGGCCTGCCATGCCATCGCCTGTCGTTTGAAGCGCCGAACGAGCGTTCGGCAGGACGGACGACGCTAGACGTCGAGGGTCGGGGGCGCAACCCTGGTCCACCAGGCGTGAAAATGATGCACGGGCCCATGGCCGCCGCCAATCTCGAGCTGGTCGGCCGCCGCGATCGCCGCCGCGACATAGGCCTTGGCGTCGCGCGCCGCCCGATCGAGCGGCTTGCCGAGCGCAAGCCCTGCGGCGATGGCGGACGAGAGCGTGCAGCCGGTGCCGTGGGTGTTGCGGGTGCGGACGCGGGGCGCGGGCAGCCGATGCATGGTCCCATCGGTCTCGATCAGCAGGTCGACGCTTTCGGCGCCCTCGCCATGCCCGCCCTTCATCAGCACCGCGCGGGGCCCTAGCGCGAGAAGCGCCCGCCCCTGCTTCGCCATGTCGTCCTCGGTCTTCGCGATCGGCGCGCCGAGCAGTTCCGCCGCCTCGGGGAGATTTGGCGTCAGCACCGCGGCGAGCGGCAGCAGCCTGCCCTTGAGCGCTTCGATCGCGTCGGCCGCAAGCAGGCGCGCGCCCGAGGTCGCGATCATCACCGGATCGAGCACGATGTCGCGCGCCTCGTGGCGGATGAGCGCGTCGGCGATCGCCTCGATCGAGACCGCGCGCGACACCATGCCGATCTTCACCGCGCGGACCTTGAGGTCGTCGAAGACGGCGTCGATCTCGGCGGCGATGAACTCCGGAGGCGCATCATGGATCGCGGTCACGCCGCGCGTGTTCTGGGCCGTCAGCGCGACGATCGCGGACGCGCCATAGACGCCGAGAGCCGAGAACGTCTTCAGGTCCGCCTGGATCCCGGCGCCACCTGAGGAATCGGAGCCGGCGATGGTGAGCGCGATAGGGGTCATGGATGAAATCCTTGAGCGCCGACGAGCGCGCCTTAGAGGCCATCGAGCGGACGTCAGCGCTTTTAGCGGCTGACGACGGTTGCGTCATCGCGCTCATCCCGTAGGTGATTGCGGCGCCGCTTTCCTGACGCGCGCCCGCTTGATGCCGAGCTGGCGCTCGCGCCATGCGACCGCGACGCCGGAGCCGACAACGATCGCGCCGCCCACGACGGTCCAGATCGACGGCACGTCGCCGAACAGCACGAAGCCGATCACGAGCGCCCACAGGATGGTGGAATACTCGAACGGCGCGATCAGCGAGGCGTCGGCGCGGCGATAGCTCTCGGTCAAAAGGATTTGCGCGACGCCGCCGACGCAGCCCGTCGCGACGAGCAGCATGGCGGTCTTCGGTTCCGGCCAGACCCAGCCAAGAATCGGAGCGCTCGCGAGCCCCGCGACAGCCGACCAGACCGAGAAATAGAAGACAATCGTCCCCGTGCCCTCGGTGTCGGTCAGGCGGCGGATCTGGATCATCGCGGCGGCTGTCAGCACCGTCGCGCCGAGCGCGAAGGCGGCGCCGGCCGCGGTCTCGTCGGCGGCCGCTCCGCTCTTCAGCACATTCGCCAGCGCGCCGGTCGAGAGTTGCGGCCAGAGGATGACCAGCACGCCCGCAAGTCCGACCGCGACCGACGTCCAACGCGCCGCGTGGATCCGTTCCCCGAGCAGGACCGCGGCGAAGATCACCACGAACAGCGGCGACGCGTATCCCAGCGCCGTCGCGTCCGGCAGAGGCAGGCGCGCCAGCCCCGCGAACATCAGGAACATCGACGAGACGCCGATCATTCCGCGCAGCATGTGCCCGCTCTGGCGATCGGTCCGAAGCGCCGCGCGGAACACCCCACGCCACATCAGCCACAGGACGATCGGGATGAGCGCGAAAAACGAGCGCGCGAACACCACCTCGCCGAGCGGGACCTCGAGCCCGACCGCGCGGACGAGCGCCGCCATCACGGTGAACAGGAAGGCGGAGAGCAGCTTGAAAACGATACCAAGAAACATGCAGGCGGCCATGCGCAGGGATGTGGGACGCCCCGCCTCCGGCCCCTTATCATGTTGTGACGAAATCGACAGCGACGCGGGCGCAATCCGTCCTTGCGCGATGGACCGGAGAACAGCTTGAAGCCCGATCCCCTGCCCCGCTCAGCCTATCGCTTCGCGCACCGCATCACGACGCGCTGGTCCGACAACGACGTCTACGGCCACGTCAACAACGCGCTCTATTACAGCTTCTTCGACACGACGATCACGAGTTACCTGCTGACGCGCGGCGACCTGCTGATGTCGGTTTCGGGACCGATGCTGTTCGTGGTCGCGAGCGACTGCGCTTATTTCCGGGGATTCGCGTTTCCCGAGACCGTCGAGAGCGGGCTCGCGATTTCCGCGATCGGCGCGAGAAGCGTCACATGGCGAATCGGCCTTTTCGGCGAAGGCGAGGACGCGCCGCGTGCACAGGGACGGTTCGTCCATGCCTGCGTCGACCGAACGACGCAGCGGCCTCGGGCTTGGCCCGCCGAATGGGTCGAGACGTTCGAAGCGATCCGGGCGCAGACAGACTGACGGGGCGCGACTCGTCTACTTCCTCTCCTGCACCCGTTCCGTCTCGTGGTCCTGCGGGCGGAGCCAGCGGGCGACCAGCCAGCAGAGCAAGGCCCAGGCGGCGCCCAACGCCCAGCCCGCGAGGACGTCGGTCGGATAGTGCACGCCGAGATAGACGCGGCTGACGCCGATCAGCAGCGTCAGCAGGCCCGCGACGGCGAAGATGTAGCCGCGGATGGCCCATCGTGGTTCGGATTGCGCCAGAAGCGCGCCGATCGTCAGATAGATCACCGCCGACGACATGGCGTGGCCGCTCGGAAAGCTGAGCGACTGCACTTGCACGAGGTGGTC
Protein-coding sequences here:
- a CDS encoding XRE family transcriptional regulator, whose amino-acid sequence is MAGRQRSDLDNGAQIVSGNLGKTVQRLRKAYNLSLSELAEQSGVAKSIISQIERNETNPTLATIWRLSQALDVSIERVLASADDEPFVEKLTRADTPILTSEDGKFRLAAIGWIRTVEWLQWYDVTADPDGVLESDAHQRGSLECLSVLSGEAQVEIGGQGERAKAGETLRYRCDRPHIIRAVGDEPLRAVMVCIMKAAVME
- a CDS encoding glycosyltransferase family 4 protein, producing MVDGRLEQIVSAIGPRRVVVISDRYPPDAAGGAELSLHILLREDPLRDQALVVTFDKAIALPERRLVDGVEIVALPMSAAWPLHRLSQHEVDRLKRLSEGVKWRKFIGEALALGVRRPRIHGPALALWIAGPPAGGIRMAHATVPEGRGQPELRTILHQVRPELVHADNARSIMMAADILADDDTPLVALVRDHRFTSLQFDQSLTPPPGAAGLSLRGRLAMTCAKAALAYRQARLKRATVVIATSQHVTDTLAPVLGDGRLRRLPLEPVELPGHSLAVVGRDAFSILVVGSLTHNKGQFQLLRAWPEIVSRIPNATMDFAGRGPAHQAMQAFVKQQGLQSRVRMHGHLGSEALQKLYRDCDVVALPTLWSEPFGRVPLEAGAAGRPVVAYGSGGLVETVLDGVTGRLIERGDRTAFVTALADLAGDPEARERMGEAGRARVVEAYAPMRLAKLLASVWDEVGGRPDRRTAAHG
- a CDS encoding ATP-binding cassette domain-containing protein, whose product is MTTNVRVARSSGIAEPLLRIEDVRKSYPLRDGSERIALDGVSIEIAEGEILAVVGGAGSGKSTLGLLAAGLESPCSGRVTLDGRDYESAGAKARRGVATLGADPDLPPGRTVREILAERHDPAGLDADETRAAIDTLIDLLELGDDADRLAEELSDGERRRAALGRALAGNPRLLVLDEATSALDPEISATFLEALVRITRDTGLSALLMTHDMTAVTALARRVVVLDRGRVVEQGSTARVFSHPEHPTSRRFAAAATGATLPPFIAAKLQETPSPGGKALVRLAFEGPGATKPVLTSVARELGFDLGILAGSLGAAGGEPYGVLIVAAPSDEPYFTAAIERLEDAELGVEVLGFVS
- the ade gene encoding adenine deaminase encodes the protein MTTTSSCEAAIARRIRHGRGLEPADLVIKGARVLDIVTATLFESDIAISGDTIVGVFADYEGRETIDGRGLTVVPGFIDAHLHIESSLLTPSEFERCVLPHGVTTAIWDPHEIANVLGAAGLDYALQTAEAAVMDIRVNLSSCVPASPLETSGARLEVDDLLPFRGHPKVIGLAEFMNFPGVLGGDPGCLAKLAAFQSGHIDGHAPLLRGKDLNGYLSAGIRTDHEANNYDEAFEKLRKGMSVLIRESSIAKDLHALWRLITPETSAFIGFCTDDRNPVEIAEEGHIDHMIRWTIAQGVEPAHVYRVASWGAANAFGLRDRGLVAPGKRADLVLLSDYEGCRVEHVIAGGRLATPELFASRVVTPPVGLDSMKAESVVAGDLVTRGGSGKRPVIGVVPGKIVTERLEVHLSAVDGIVAADPANDVLAVAVVARHGVNRNIGRGFVSGFGLAKGAIASSVGHDSHNICVVGASAEDMAAAVNRVIELGGGFVVAAGAEIHAELALPLAGLMSLEPHEVVREKLLVLRAAASSLGCTLSEPFLQAAFLPLAVIPHLKLTDFGLVDVDKFEVIPS
- a CDS encoding aminotransferase, yielding MPRPNSVYASLPVTVFERMSRLARDHHAVNLGQGFPDDPGPEPIRRRAAEAVLDGWNQYPPMMGLAELRSAAAAHYGRWQSLTLDPESDVMVTSGATEAIAAALFALVEPGDEVVLFEPIYDAYLPLLRRAGATPRFVKLNPPEWRLDEAAIRAALGPRTKAVLFNNPLNPSGTVFGRDDLETLARALAGTDAALISDEVWEHVVFDGREHVSALAVPGLAERTVKIGSAGKMFCMTGWKVGLVCAPAELLAVVAKAHQFLTFTTPPNLQAAVAFGLDTQDDWIRAMRARLATKRDRFSTSLREAGFAPLPSGGTYFVNVDLAPLGVSDDAAFCERLVRKAGVAAIPVSAFYADDHVRTVVRFCFAKEDETLDEAARRLKAFMARTIPA
- a CDS encoding DMT family transporter, which encodes MFLGIVFKLLSAFLFTVMAALVRAVGLEVPLGEVVFARSFFALIPIVLWLMWRGVFRAALRTDRQSGHMLRGMIGVSSMFLMFAGLARLPLPDATALGYASPLFVVIFAAVLLGERIHAARWTSVAVGLAGVLVILWPQLSTGALANVLKSGAAADETAAGAAFALGATVLTAAAMIQIRRLTDTEGTGTIVFYFSVWSAVAGLASAPILGWVWPEPKTAMLLVATGCVGGVAQILLTESYRRADASLIAPFEYSTILWALVIGFVLFGDVPSIWTVVGGAIVVGSGVAVAWRERQLGIKRARVRKAAPQSPTG
- a CDS encoding DUF6716 putative glycosyltransferase: MVSERKDAGPEAGKTKAGGRFAGRQVLALGTFDSFLRTAVVIGRMFEQQGATLKIAALAAAGQKAQLSDRQLKAGGIHENVPMVSAETLVKSRLFRDSAVVIAVIDGGRARELFLSLNASDLAREKSRPILAIASPGLALAEHLAGYMSRAPADILCFNAPGERAQYVEAAGEIGVDPSNAIVTGLLGLDRRPRAPSAAARPSIVFFEQPVIPPRRMQRNHLLAGLTDVARGRPDVDVLIKLRHAKGETVHHEARFHFEDIARKLFSRGGQPANLRFTHEPAPELLERASLAVTVSSTVAVEAMARGVPTRIVSDFGISEALGTAYFVGSGCFAPLSGLSPDMPDVTRRTWLDERSGASTDPEALLGRCAELIGRQDELGAALPMRSLAPAYGSAGFVAYALGIGGPVAVHAPHLLDKPMRGVTFIGSVAARLRQARVIRQRRKP
- the thiD gene encoding bifunctional hydroxymethylpyrimidine kinase/phosphomethylpyrimidine kinase is translated as MTPIALTIAGSDSSGGAGIQADLKTFSALGVYGASAIVALTAQNTRGVTAIHDAPPEFIAAEIDAVFDDLKVRAVKIGMVSRAVSIEAIADALIRHEARDIVLDPVMIATSGARLLAADAIEALKGRLLPLAAVLTPNLPEAAELLGAPIAKTEDDMAKQGRALLALGPRAVLMKGGHGEGAESVDLLIETDGTMHRLPAPRVRTRNTHGTGCTLSSAIAAGLALGKPLDRAARDAKAYVAAAIAAADQLEIGGGHGPVHHFHAWWTRVAPPTLDV
- a CDS encoding DUF3606 domain-containing protein, giving the protein MADDLKRRGPEDPRFVNVNEDWEVRHWCAKWGVTPDELKRAVKMVGTGVAAVARHLGK